CTCGTCTACGGCCTCGGCCTCCTCGTGGCCATGGTCTCTGGTCTTCTTGGTGGGCTGCTGGCGTCCCGGGGGCCTCGGGCAGCGTGGGCTACGGCTGTGGCGAGTTACGCTGTGGCGGGTCTCGGTCTGCTCGTGATGTTTGCTTGGCGCGGGCTGCCGGGCTTCGTGCTGGGGTATGCCCTGTACTCGCTCAACTCGGTTGGCTGGCCTCCGCTGGCTGCGCTCCTCTCTGGTGCCAGGGCCTCGTCCAGGGTGATGGTGTTTGCCCTGTCTACGAGTGTGCGGGTGGGTGCGGCTCTAGGAGGCGCTGTCGCCTACCGTGTCGCGGGGACTGCTGCCGAGGGGCTCTGGGCGGCGTCTTTGGTCTTCCTCGTGTCCGCTATCCCGGCGCTGCTGCTGGACACCAGGGGCTTCCAGCCCCGGAGACATGGGAGGCTGGTCCTCCGGGCCTATAGGGAGGCCCTATTGTATGGGGCGGCCTCTGCTCTGCCCCTCGTGTTCGCGCCGTTCGCGCCCTACTACCTCAGGGCGGCTGGCCTTGAGGTCCGGGAGGTCCCGCTCTACTATGTCTCGCTCCACGCTGCGGGGATGGTGTTGCCGCCGCTGCTCGCCCCCTACCCGGTGCTCGTGGCCGTGCTGCTGGCTGCCGCGCCTCTGCTGGTATATAGTGGGGTTCATGCCGCTATGCTGCTAGGGCTCGCCTTCCTAAGCCTTGCGGGCGCGCTCGACGAGATACTATACGCTCATGTGAGTAGGGCGAGGCCCGGCGACCCGCTCCTGGCCGGGGCTCTGCAGACTGCGAGGAACCTTGCTAGGGCTCCGGCCTCGTGGCTGGGAGGCGCGCTGTACAGCGTGGGACCGGCGCTACATGTGTCCGTCTCGGCCCTGGCTACAGCGCTTATGGCGGCGCTGCTTAGGCCTAAAGGCCCCCAGCTGCGTGGCTCGTAACGGTGCGGCTAAGGGCACCTAGGCCTTGGACCCGTGCAGCGGCTTGACGCGGGAGAAGGGCGTCTACGTCCTCGTCTTCGTGCTCCAGGAGGGCTACCGGGGCCTTGTGGGCCGGAGGCTGGAGGCGCGGCTCGGCCCCGGGGCCTACGCTTATGTCGGGAGCGCGTGGGGCCCCGGCGGGCTCCGGGCCCGGCTCTGCCGCCACCTCTACGGCCGGCGGGGGAGGATGCACTGGCACATAGACTACCTCGCAGCGGCCCCAGGCTACCGGGCCCTGGGCGCCGTGGCGGTGCTGGCTCCGCGTGGGGCTGAGGCGTTCCTCGCTGCTGCCGGGTACTCGTCGCGGCTCTTTGAGCCCGTGGAGCCCCGGCTCGGGGGCACCGACGACCCCTACGGGCTGGGCCACCTCTTCCGCTGCCTGGCCGGGGACTGTCTCGTGGCCGCGGCTGGGCTCGCGTCCTCGGTGCCCGGCGCTATAGTGGTCTACATGGTGGATGGGCGGGCTAAGCGGGTTACGCACAATCAACCCCGAGGATGAGCGAAGAGCTTAAATTGAAGCGCCCCTACTTCAGTCTGAGAACGGGGCCGTTGAAGCCTAGTGGCCTCACAGAGGCCTACGGAAACATTCCACCGGAGTTGGACGCTTCCAGTACACCGTAGCTGACTAGCCGAGCCAACCGCCGGTGCTGGCTCTACGTCACCGTCGCCTCGGCCCCGTAACAGTCTTCGAGACAACGACCGAGCCTGGGGGTGAGACTCATGGCCATACGCGTGGTGCTCCTCGGTCAGGGCCTCGTGGCCACACACTTCGCAGTAGGCGTGGAGAGGATTAAGAAGGGCGAGCTAGAGCCCTACGGCGTGCCCTTCGCCAAGTACAAGATGGTCTACGATATAAAGGACATAGAGATAGTCGGTAGCTACGACGTTGACGAGGAGAAGGTGGGCAAGACCGTCTACGAGGTGGCAGTCAAGTCTGTCGGCGACATACTACCAGTGCCAGAGACCCTCAAGAACATCACGGTTAGGCGCGGCATCCACCTAGGCTCGATGGAGGGCCTACCGTTCCGCGTCAAGGGCCTCGAGGACGAGCTAGGATCGACCAAGGCCGCCATAGAGCGGCTGGTAGAGGAGTGGAAGCAGCTACAGCCAGACGTGATAATCGAGGTCGCCACAACCGAGCCCGCAAAGGCGTTCCACGACGTCAAGGCCCTGGAGGAGGCCATAGAGCGGGACGACAGGAAGAGGCTGAGCGCTAGCCACGCCTACGCCTACGCCGCCTACCTCTACGCCAAGGAGACCGGCAGGCCAGTAGTCTTCGTCAACGT
The window above is part of the Pyrodictium abyssi genome. Proteins encoded here:
- a CDS encoding GIY-YIG nuclease family protein, with translation MTREKGVYVLVFVLQEGYRGLVGRRLEARLGPGAYAYVGSAWGPGGLRARLCRHLYGRRGRMHWHIDYLAAAPGYRALGAVAVLAPRGAEAFLAAAGYSSRLFEPVEPRLGGTDDPYGLGHLFRCLAGDCLVAAAGLASSVPGAIVVYMVDGRAKRVTHNQPRG